In one window of Bdellovibrio bacteriovorus DNA:
- a CDS encoding GNAT family N-acetyltransferase has translation MEFEFRRMNGADPVEVLSIAERDILIPTLFDPDLQPAPTMLSDRIQSLGKMRDEDFADVAVDSSGHVVGFHLIRKDIFFGRAVGNVSTLWVDPAHRRKGVAKNLKLRAERWGREQGLYCIYTHTFVQNEPMVDLNKKLGFEIISYRLQKKL, from the coding sequence ATGGAATTTGAGTTTCGACGTATGAATGGGGCGGATCCAGTTGAGGTTTTGAGTATTGCCGAAAGGGATATCTTGATTCCGACTCTGTTTGATCCGGATTTGCAGCCAGCACCTACGATGCTTTCGGATCGTATTCAGTCTTTGGGTAAAATGCGGGATGAGGATTTTGCCGATGTGGCGGTGGATTCTTCGGGTCATGTTGTGGGCTTTCATCTTATTCGCAAAGATATTTTCTTTGGTCGCGCGGTGGGGAATGTTTCGACTCTTTGGGTGGATCCCGCGCATCGTCGTAAGGGTGTGGCGAAGAATCTGAAATTACGTGCCGAGCGCTGGGGGCGTGAACAAGGATTGTACTGCATTTATACCCACACCTTCGTTCAGAATGAACCTATGGTCGATTTAAACAAAAAACTGGGATTTGAAATCATTAGCTATCGCTTGCAGAAAAAATTATGA
- the ahcY gene encoding adenosylhomocysteinase — protein MSLTTTNGKSAMKKNMKAPAKSAAKMPKGDFAVCKEAMEDQATFDKLAKWGREEIKIAETEMPGLMALRKEFGKSKPLKGAKIAGCLHMTIQTAVLIETLVELGAEIRWSSCNIFSTQDHAAVAIAAAGIPVFAWKGLTEQEFNWCIEQTIVGWGKEGFNMILDDGGDLTNMMHEPRFAKEMKKIIGISEETTTGVHNLEVMLKAGKLKVPAININDSVTKSKFDNLYGCRESLADGIKRATDVMIAGKICVVAGYGDVGKGSAHSLRGLGARVLVTEIDPICALQAAMEGFEVVTMEDAAPLGDIFVTATGCCDIIADKHFTKMKNNAIVCNIGHFDIEIDMAWLNKNSKVREVKPQVDIHTLKNGNQIIILAKGRLVNLGCATGHPSFVMSNSFTNQVLAQMELFNNRDKYQEIAVYRLPKHLDEKVAALHLDKLGVKLTKLSSKQAKYLHMSPQGPFKPDHYRY, from the coding sequence ATGTCTCTAACGACAACGAATGGGAAATCTGCGATGAAAAAAAATATGAAAGCTCCAGCGAAGTCTGCAGCTAAAATGCCTAAAGGTGACTTTGCCGTTTGCAAAGAAGCGATGGAAGACCAAGCTACTTTCGACAAATTAGCTAAATGGGGTCGCGAAGAAATCAAAATTGCTGAAACTGAAATGCCTGGTTTGATGGCTCTTCGTAAAGAGTTCGGCAAATCTAAACCTCTTAAAGGTGCAAAAATCGCGGGTTGCTTGCACATGACAATCCAAACGGCGGTGTTGATTGAAACGCTTGTAGAGTTGGGTGCAGAAATCCGTTGGTCTTCTTGCAACATCTTCTCGACTCAAGATCACGCAGCCGTTGCGATCGCAGCAGCAGGTATCCCTGTATTTGCTTGGAAAGGTTTGACGGAGCAAGAGTTCAACTGGTGTATCGAGCAAACTATCGTTGGTTGGGGTAAAGAAGGCTTCAACATGATCCTTGACGATGGTGGCGACCTTACCAACATGATGCATGAGCCGCGCTTTGCTAAAGAGATGAAGAAAATCATCGGTATCTCTGAAGAAACAACAACGGGCGTACACAATCTTGAAGTCATGTTGAAAGCCGGAAAATTGAAAGTTCCAGCAATCAACATCAATGACTCTGTTACTAAATCTAAATTCGACAACCTTTACGGTTGCCGCGAATCACTTGCGGACGGTATCAAACGTGCTACTGACGTTATGATCGCTGGTAAAATCTGCGTGGTTGCTGGTTACGGCGACGTAGGTAAAGGTTCTGCTCACTCATTACGCGGTCTTGGTGCTCGCGTTCTTGTCACTGAAATCGATCCTATCTGTGCTCTTCAAGCAGCAATGGAAGGTTTCGAAGTTGTGACTATGGAAGATGCGGCTCCATTGGGCGATATCTTCGTTACGGCGACTGGTTGCTGCGATATCATCGCGGACAAACATTTCACAAAAATGAAAAACAACGCGATCGTGTGCAACATCGGTCACTTCGATATCGAAATCGACATGGCTTGGTTGAACAAAAATTCAAAAGTTCGCGAAGTAAAACCACAAGTGGACATCCATACGTTGAAAAACGGCAACCAAATCATCATCTTGGCAAAAGGCCGCTTGGTGAATCTAGGTTGTGCTACAGGACATCCATCATTCGTCATGTCTAACAGCTTCACAAACCAAGTATTGGCGCAAATGGAACTTTTCAACAACCGTGATAAGTACCAAGAAATCGCTGTTTACCGTTTGCCTAAGCACTTAGATGAAAAAGTGGCAGCATTGCATTTGGATAAATTGGGAGTGAAATTAACTAAGCTTTCTTCAAAACAAGCTAAGTATCTTCACATGAGCCCGCAAGGTCCATTCAAACCGGATCACTACAGATACTAA
- a CDS encoding trypsin-like serine peptidase, protein MKLKLLLPMVALFGQILGCSYDAAPQAFEGNLDDANHVIYGDYSMEELPKEQPYRGALVSLFERKTLQSLKTGQIYRVDEKFGGQELPWAEQSSASYCSGILVAPDMVLTAGHCLSSPYSCENLQLVFNYNIMNDSQEFEVRDCKAVVKTVVDVAGKGLDYALLQISEPVQVDMPEVIERPLSVGEKVYALGDPLGSYKKKSSGEVRSLLRTNGIYETTLDVFEGNSGSPVFSSKGDRLVGILSSGERDFSEDGGVKICGVRDCSGELVIPWTKILEDSKK, encoded by the coding sequence ATGAAACTGAAGCTCTTGCTACCGATGGTAGCACTATTCGGACAGATCTTGGGGTGCAGCTACGATGCTGCACCTCAAGCATTTGAAGGTAATCTAGATGATGCTAATCATGTTATCTATGGCGACTATTCTATGGAAGAGTTACCCAAAGAACAGCCCTATCGTGGGGCATTAGTTTCATTATTTGAACGTAAAACCCTTCAGTCTTTAAAGACAGGGCAAATATATCGAGTAGACGAAAAATTTGGCGGACAAGAACTGCCTTGGGCTGAGCAATCATCAGCTTCTTATTGTTCCGGAATCTTAGTAGCGCCGGATATGGTGCTGACTGCGGGACATTGTCTTTCCTCACCGTACTCATGTGAAAACCTTCAATTGGTATTTAACTACAATATCATGAATGACTCACAAGAATTTGAAGTGCGAGATTGTAAAGCAGTGGTAAAAACGGTTGTCGACGTTGCCGGTAAGGGGCTGGATTATGCACTTCTTCAAATCAGTGAACCGGTGCAAGTTGATATGCCAGAAGTCATAGAGAGACCCCTGTCAGTTGGCGAAAAAGTTTACGCATTGGGGGATCCGTTAGGAAGCTATAAAAAGAAGTCTTCAGGTGAAGTGCGTTCGTTACTACGGACCAATGGTATTTACGAAACGACGCTTGATGTTTTCGAAGGTAATTCTGGCTCCCCAGTTTTTTCCTCTAAAGGCGATCGCTTAGTGGGTATTCTTTCTAGCGGCGAACGAGATTTCTCGGAAGACGGAGGCGTAAAAATATGTGGGGTGCGAGATTGCTCCGGTGAACTTGTAATTCCTTGGACGAAAATTTTAGAGGACTCAAAAAAATGA
- a CDS encoding SWIB/MDM2 domain-containing protein: protein MAKASKKATTKKAAAKKAPAKKATAKKAAPKKAATTKKAAAPKKAKTARKPNAAFMKALTPSAALAAVVGNSPLPRTEVVKKLWAYIKKNNLQDQKNRRNINADAKLKEVFGGKTQVSMFDMTKLVSKHLK, encoded by the coding sequence ATGGCAAAAGCTTCTAAAAAAGCGACTACTAAGAAAGCGGCAGCTAAAAAAGCTCCTGCTAAAAAAGCAACTGCAAAAAAAGCTGCTCCTAAAAAAGCCGCTACAACTAAAAAAGCTGCAGCTCCTAAAAAAGCTAAAACAGCTCGTAAACCAAACGCAGCGTTCATGAAAGCGTTGACTCCATCTGCAGCTTTGGCAGCAGTTGTTGGTAACTCTCCACTTCCACGCACTGAAGTTGTTAAAAAACTTTGGGCTTACATCAAGAAGAACAATCTTCAAGATCAAAAAAATCGTCGCAACATCAATGCAGACGCTAAACTTAAAGAAGTTTTCGGCGGCAAGACACAAGTGTCTATGTTCGACATGACTAAACTAGTTTCTAAACACCTTAAGTAA
- a CDS encoding BolA family protein, whose product MNRASRIFETISKALTPVHIEIDNESDMHSGPPNRETHFKVLVVSAAFEGKSRIDRQRMINDLLKSELENGLHALTQKTLTPTEWEKQKAALNFESPNCLGGSKHDPK is encoded by the coding sequence ATGAATCGCGCCTCGAGAATTTTTGAAACCATCTCTAAAGCATTAACCCCGGTGCATATCGAAATCGATAACGAAAGCGATATGCACTCAGGGCCGCCGAATCGCGAAACTCATTTTAAAGTTTTAGTGGTCTCTGCCGCTTTCGAGGGCAAATCCCGTATTGATCGCCAACGAATGATCAATGATCTTTTAAAGTCAGAGCTTGAAAACGGTCTGCATGCCTTAACGCAAAAGACCTTAACTCCAACGGAGTGGGAAAAACAAAAAGCGGCTTTAAACTTCGAATCCCCCAATTGCCTGGGGGGCTCGAAACACGATCCGAAATAG
- the ettA gene encoding energy-dependent translational throttle protein EttA: protein MSQEIIYTMKGVSKVYPPNRYVLKDIYLSYFYGAKIGVLGLNGSGKSTLLRIMAGIDHEFIGEAFPSKTMKVGYFEQEPQLDESLTVKENIFAGMGELPKLMKEYNAINDKFSDPDLDPDEMNKLIEKQGVIQEKLEALGAWDVDQKIEIVMDALRCPDGDMGVTKLSGGEKRRVALARLIMSEPDILLLDEPTNHLDAESVAWLEQYLSKFPGTVIAVTHDRYFLDNVAGWILELDRGEGIPWKGNYTSWLEQKDKRTANEAKDQARKARTLERELDWIRQGAKARQAKSKARISNYENLLKEASPEKIQEMSIYIPPGPRLGDIVVEAHGVTKAYDHKVLLDDVSFTIPKGAIVGVIGPNGVGKSTLFRMITGKEKPDSGTFKVGETVKIAYVDQTRETLDPNKSIYEELSGGADVIQLGTREIPSRQYVSWFNFSGSDQQKKVGQLSGGERNRVNMAKILKQGANLLLLDEPTNDLDVNTMRALEEALLEFGGSAVVISHDRWFLDRVCTHIMAFEGDSKIEFFPGNFSEYEEDRKKRLGENAGPKRVRFKMI, encoded by the coding sequence ATGTCTCAAGAGATTATCTACACAATGAAAGGTGTAAGTAAAGTATATCCTCCAAATAGATACGTCCTAAAAGACATCTATTTGTCTTACTTTTACGGAGCCAAAATCGGAGTTTTAGGTCTGAACGGCTCTGGTAAATCCACTTTGCTTAGAATCATGGCAGGTATCGACCATGAATTTATCGGGGAAGCCTTTCCTTCAAAAACAATGAAGGTCGGTTATTTCGAGCAAGAACCCCAGCTTGATGAGTCTTTAACCGTTAAAGAAAACATCTTTGCTGGCATGGGCGAACTTCCAAAGTTGATGAAAGAATATAACGCCATCAACGACAAATTCAGCGATCCTGATTTAGATCCGGACGAGATGAATAAACTTATCGAAAAACAAGGCGTGATCCAGGAAAAATTAGAAGCCTTGGGCGCGTGGGACGTGGATCAAAAGATCGAAATCGTGATGGATGCCCTTCGTTGTCCAGATGGCGACATGGGCGTCACCAAATTGTCAGGTGGTGAAAAACGCCGCGTGGCTTTGGCTCGTTTGATCATGTCAGAGCCAGATATTTTATTACTCGATGAGCCGACGAATCACTTGGATGCAGAATCCGTGGCGTGGCTTGAACAATATCTTTCTAAGTTCCCAGGCACCGTGATCGCCGTGACGCATGACCGTTATTTCCTAGATAACGTGGCAGGTTGGATCTTAGAATTGGATCGTGGTGAAGGCATTCCTTGGAAAGGGAATTACACTTCTTGGTTAGAGCAAAAAGACAAACGCACGGCCAATGAAGCCAAAGACCAAGCCCGAAAAGCGCGCACGTTAGAGCGTGAGCTTGATTGGATCCGTCAAGGAGCGAAAGCTCGCCAGGCGAAATCAAAAGCGCGTATTTCTAATTATGAAAACTTGCTGAAAGAAGCCTCTCCGGAAAAAATCCAAGAGATGTCTATCTATATTCCACCGGGACCTCGTTTGGGCGATATCGTGGTGGAGGCTCATGGTGTTACCAAAGCCTATGATCACAAAGTTCTTTTGGATGACGTCAGCTTCACCATTCCGAAGGGTGCCATCGTCGGCGTTATCGGGCCGAACGGGGTCGGTAAATCGACATTGTTCCGCATGATCACGGGCAAAGAAAAACCAGATTCTGGAACATTCAAAGTCGGCGAAACAGTGAAGATTGCTTACGTGGATCAAACGCGTGAAACTTTGGATCCGAATAAGTCGATCTATGAAGAGCTTTCGGGCGGGGCGGATGTGATCCAACTCGGCACCCGCGAAATTCCATCTCGTCAGTACGTTTCCTGGTTTAACTTCTCGGGTTCTGATCAACAAAAGAAAGTGGGACAGCTTTCTGGTGGAGAGCGCAACCGCGTGAACATGGCAAAAATCTTGAAGCAAGGCGCCAATTTGCTTTTGCTGGATGAGCCCACGAATGACTTAGACGTGAACACCATGCGTGCCCTGGAAGAGGCTTTGCTAGAGTTCGGTGGATCTGCCGTGGTGATCTCGCATGATCGCTGGTTCTTGGATCGTGTTTGTACCCATATTATGGCGTTTGAAGGGGATTCTAAGATTGAATTCTTCCCTGGAAACTTCAGTGAGTACGAAGAAGATCGCAAGAAGCGCTTGGGCGAGAATGCGGGTCCCAAACGCGTGCGCTTCAAGATGATCTAA
- the map gene encoding type I methionyl aminopeptidase yields the protein MAIKPLSLEEIKKMTLACRIAADTLTYLEKYVKAGVTTNQIDQMAFDYMQTRGAKSACLGYHGYPKYTCISVNEVICHGLPDDKTILKDGDIVNVDVTAFIDGFYGDTSRMYTIGNVSEEAKDLIDAAYMAREVGIKAIVPGATTGDIGFETNKLVTRRGYTAIKEIGGHGVGRKFHEEPFVPAFGKKGKGEKLVPFHCITVEPMVNQGTDEFIEFDIPGSTIKYYNTADGLLSAQFEHTVLVTDTGYEILTLP from the coding sequence ATGGCTATTAAGCCTCTTTCCCTTGAAGAGATCAAAAAAATGACCCTGGCTTGCCGCATTGCTGCGGATACCCTGACTTACTTGGAAAAGTATGTGAAGGCGGGCGTTACTACCAATCAAATTGATCAAATGGCTTTTGATTACATGCAAACTCGTGGGGCTAAGTCGGCTTGCCTTGGTTACCATGGGTACCCTAAGTACACATGTATCTCTGTGAACGAAGTTATTTGTCATGGTCTTCCTGATGACAAAACGATTCTTAAAGATGGCGACATTGTGAATGTGGATGTGACCGCCTTTATCGATGGCTTTTATGGCGACACGTCAAGAATGTACACGATCGGCAATGTTTCTGAAGAGGCTAAGGATCTTATTGATGCCGCTTATATGGCCCGTGAAGTGGGTATCAAGGCGATTGTTCCTGGGGCAACCACTGGTGACATCGGTTTTGAAACAAACAAGCTAGTGACCCGTCGAGGCTACACTGCGATCAAAGAGATCGGTGGTCATGGCGTGGGGCGCAAATTTCATGAAGAGCCTTTTGTCCCTGCTTTTGGTAAGAAGGGGAAGGGCGAAAAGCTCGTGCCGTTTCATTGCATCACGGTGGAACCGATGGTGAACCAGGGAACGGATGAGTTTATTGAATTCGATATCCCGGGATCGACTATCAAGTACTACAATACTGCGGATGGTCTTTTGTCAGCACAGTTTGAACATACGGTGCTTGTGACAGATACTGGATACGAAATTTTAACTTTGCCTTAA
- a CDS encoding ParA family protein, with protein sequence MSELAQQEFCITLSDLAAFIGTTPVNIKKKAEKILSKKIKSPWLLPEEVRTVLLAEGYKYPQKVISVQMLKGGVAKTTSVLNMGLRAAMYGARVLFIDLDQQANLSFALGVEDEEVPVWVDIAEKRKSIEECVRFIEPHVDLIPSSLNNSVLDRVLMNSNRNWAQVIKAPLEKIRHRYDLILIDTAPALSAVNTAVTVASDEIILPVNPDKFSFLGLQKNLTELEDIKSDFSLDFTRKILFTKFDGRENTSHELLQKCIDSFEDSLMKGYIRTSSEVKNSIRSGKSLFAGKSPVKEDYDIVTREVLGFA encoded by the coding sequence ATGTCAGAATTGGCGCAACAGGAATTTTGCATCACGCTCAGTGATTTGGCCGCTTTTATCGGAACCACTCCGGTTAACATTAAGAAAAAAGCCGAAAAAATTCTTTCCAAAAAAATCAAATCTCCCTGGTTGTTACCCGAAGAGGTTCGCACCGTTCTTTTGGCTGAAGGTTATAAATACCCTCAGAAAGTGATCTCTGTCCAAATGCTTAAAGGCGGTGTTGCCAAGACGACGTCCGTGTTAAACATGGGCTTAAGAGCAGCCATGTACGGCGCGCGCGTTTTGTTTATCGATTTAGATCAACAAGCCAACTTAAGCTTTGCCCTTGGGGTTGAAGACGAAGAAGTTCCGGTGTGGGTTGATATCGCCGAAAAACGCAAAAGCATTGAAGAGTGCGTGCGTTTTATTGAGCCTCATGTGGACTTAATTCCTTCGTCATTAAATAACTCGGTGTTAGACCGAGTCTTGATGAATTCCAATCGCAACTGGGCCCAAGTGATTAAGGCTCCATTAGAAAAAATTAGACACCGCTATGACCTGATTTTGATCGACACGGCCCCGGCGCTCAGTGCCGTGAATACAGCCGTCACCGTGGCTTCAGATGAGATCATTTTACCGGTGAACCCTGATAAATTCTCATTCTTAGGGTTACAGAAAAACCTGACGGAGTTAGAAGACATCAAGAGCGACTTTTCGTTAGATTTCACTCGTAAGATCCTATTCACGAAATTTGATGGGCGAGAAAACACCAGTCATGAACTTTTGCAAAAGTGCATTGATTCTTTTGAAGATTCGCTGATGAAGGGCTATATTCGCACTTCCAGCGAGGTCAAAAACTCGATCCGTTCTGGAAAAAGCCTTTTTGCCGGGAAATCCCCGGTGAAAGAGGACTATGACATTGTGACCCGCGAAGTACTTGGTTTTGCATAA